From Scleropages formosus chromosome 1, fSclFor1.1, whole genome shotgun sequence, a single genomic window includes:
- the LOC108929240 gene encoding alpha-(1,3)-fucosyltransferase 9-like, translated as MSSASFHGILRPLVISIFVLGCFVTLFFMYFKPSSNWLSGPIESATSALKVKNLFTVKKELNQTIVLIWLWPFGQTYDLNSCTLFSIEGCYLTADRNLYNKSDGVIIHHRDISSDFSNLPPLQRPSFQKWVWMNLESPSHSPKIPGIEHLFNLTLNYRRDADIEVPYGSIVATQEDETFVLPSKTKLVCWIVSNWNPEHTRVKYYNELYQHIEIHTYGQAFGEYISEKDFFPTIASCKFYLSFENSIHKDYITEKLYNPLSVGSVPIVLGPSRQNYENFVPGNAFIHVDDFLSPKELADYILHLDKNEDLYLQYFEWRKHFKVKMSYFWAEHTCRACDYISKHKEYKACNNLDTWYWG; from the coding sequence ATGTCATCTGCATCCTTCCACGGAATTCTACGCCCTCTTGTAATTAGCATATTTGTTCTAGGTTGTTTtgtgactttattttttatgtatttcaaaCCATCAAGTAACTGGCTGTCTGGTCCTATTGAATCAGCGACATCAGCTCTTAAAGTGAAGAACCTTTTTACTGTCAAGAAGGAGTTGAATCAGACCATTGTACTCATCTGGCTTTGGCCCTTTGGTCAAACCTACGACTTGAACTCCTGTACTTTGTTCAGCATAGAGGGGTGTTACTTGACTGCTGACAGAAACTTATACAACAAGTCAGATGGGGTCATTATTCATCACAGAGACATAAGCAGTGATTTTTCAAATTTGCCACCATTGCAGCGTCCATCTTTTCAAAAATGGGTGTGGATGAACCTCGAATCGCCTTCACATTCACCAAAAATTCCCGGAATCGAGCACTTATTCAACTTGACTCTGAATTACAGAAGAGATGCAGACATTGAAGTTCCATATGGATCAATTGTGGCAACCCAGGAGGATGAGACTTTTGTACTACCGAGCAAGACTAAGTTAGTTTGCTGGATTGTAAGTAACTGGAACCCGGAACACACTAGGGTGAAGTACTATAATGAGCTGTACCAGCACATTGAAATACATACTTACGGCCAAGCCTTTGGGGAATACATCAGTGAGAAAGATTTCTTTCCCACCATTGCCAGCTGTAAATTTTATCTGTCATTTGAGAATTCAATCCACAAAGACTATATTACTGAAAAACTCTACAACCCACTATCTGTGGGCTCAGTGCCAATTGTTCTTGGACCCTCAAGACAGAACTATGAGAACTTCGTTCCTGGAAATGCTTTCATACATGTGGATGATTTCCTGTCCCCAAAAGAGTTGGCCgattacattttgcatttggaCAAGAATGAAGACTTGTACCTCCAATATTTTGAATGGCGGAAGCACTTTAAAGTAAAGATGTCATACTTTTGGGCAGAGCACACGTGCCGTGCCTGTGATTACATCAGCAAACACAAGGAATACAAGGCTTGCAATAACCTGGATACCTGGTACTGGGGCTAA